A genomic region of Leptolyngbya sp. NIES-2104 contains the following coding sequences:
- the hisG gene encoding ATP phosphoribosyltransferase, whose product MLTVALPKGALLKDSIRLFKAIGLDFSAFLESGNRQLQITDPTNTAKALLVRNSDVSVYVEYGQAQLGIVGYDVLKEKAPNVAHLIDLGFGQCRMSVAVKASSPYRSSLELPLHGRVASKFVHCAREYFENLDLPVEIVPLSGSVELGPITGMSEAIVDLVATGNTLRENGLIEIDVLFHSTARLIAHPLSYRLDTDNISQHIEQIRNQLTASIV is encoded by the coding sequence ATGTTGACGGTTGCATTGCCCAAAGGCGCATTATTAAAAGACAGTATTCGGTTATTCAAAGCGATCGGGCTAGATTTTAGCGCGTTTCTCGAATCCGGCAACCGACAACTTCAGATTACCGATCCAACGAATACCGCCAAAGCGCTCTTGGTGCGAAATTCGGATGTCTCTGTGTATGTCGAGTACGGTCAAGCACAGCTTGGAATTGTTGGCTATGACGTGCTGAAAGAAAAGGCTCCAAATGTGGCACATCTGATCGATTTGGGGTTTGGACAATGCCGGATGTCAGTGGCAGTGAAAGCATCGAGTCCTTATCGATCGTCGTTAGAATTACCGCTGCACGGTCGAGTCGCTTCTAAATTCGTCCACTGTGCGCGAGAGTATTTTGAGAATTTAGATCTACCTGTGGAAATTGTGCCGCTGTCTGGATCGGTTGAACTCGGTCCGATTACGGGAATGTCAGAAGCGATCGTGGATTTGGTCGCAACCGGGAACACCTTGAGAGAAAACGGCTTGATTGAAATTGATGTGCTGTTTCACAGTACCGCTCGATTGATTGCTCACCCACTGAGTTATCGACTGGATACAGACAACATCAGCCAGCACATTGAACAAATTCGCAACCAACTTACTGCTTCGATCGTATGA